The Aminithiophilus ramosus genome contains a region encoding:
- a CDS encoding lipid-A-disaccharide synthase, producing the protein MSLFLSCGEASGDFYAAGLLAALKARVSDLSCWGLVGPQARAAGAEAFRPSSELELFGLTEVLPALPRLWRLKRTLVEEVRRRRPSAVVLVDSPDFNLPLARSLRKDGYGGAIVHVAPPTLWAWRPGRAETLRACSILCLPLYGFENRLFRELGLDSRWKGNPLLDSYRRWRPDPALASSFPPAPVALLPGSRRSEIDSLMPVLAEVADALAREGEEPVFSVAPGLSGPVRLRLLSLLEGRRFYEGPARELLARSRCAVAASGTVAVEALLLDRFAVIGYRVAPLTWFAARRFCTLRHVAMPNIVAGEELYPELLQSRWTTEAVLQALRRYGDDGAYRRTLHEKMAVARRRELGSAGALDFWAETVLEVGFR; encoded by the coding sequence TTGTCTCTTTTCCTGAGCTGCGGCGAGGCCTCGGGCGACTTCTACGCGGCCGGCCTTCTGGCGGCCCTGAAAGCGAGGGTCTCCGACCTGAGCTGCTGGGGGCTCGTCGGCCCTCAGGCCCGGGCCGCCGGGGCCGAGGCCTTCCGCCCCTCGAGCGAGCTCGAGCTTTTCGGCCTCACCGAGGTCCTGCCCGCCTTGCCCCGCCTCTGGCGGCTGAAGAGGACGCTCGTCGAGGAGGTCCGTCGCCGTCGCCCTTCCGCCGTCGTCCTCGTCGACAGTCCCGACTTCAATCTCCCCCTGGCCAGAAGCCTTAGGAAGGACGGCTACGGAGGGGCCATCGTTCACGTGGCCCCTCCGACGCTCTGGGCCTGGAGGCCGGGGCGGGCCGAAACGCTTCGGGCCTGCTCGATCCTCTGCCTCCCCCTCTACGGCTTCGAGAACCGCCTTTTCAGGGAACTCGGTCTCGACAGCCGCTGGAAGGGGAACCCCCTTCTGGACAGCTATCGCCGCTGGCGGCCCGATCCGGCGCTGGCCTCGTCCTTCCCTCCCGCTCCCGTGGCCCTTCTGCCCGGCTCGCGACGCAGCGAGATCGACAGCCTCATGCCCGTCCTGGCGGAGGTGGCCGACGCTCTGGCCCGTGAGGGCGAGGAGCCCGTCTTTTCCGTGGCCCCCGGTCTGTCCGGTCCGGTCCGTCTGAGGCTCCTTTCCCTTCTGGAGGGGCGGCGGTTTTACGAGGGGCCGGCCCGGGAGCTTCTCGCCCGGTCCCGTTGTGCCGTCGCCGCCAGCGGGACCGTGGCCGTCGAGGCCCTCCTCCTCGATCGCTTCGCCGTCATCGGCTATCGCGTCGCCCCTCTGACCTGGTTCGCGGCGCGGCGTTTCTGTACCCTGCGCCATGTGGCGATGCCCAACATCGTCGCCGGCGAGGAACTCTACCCCGAGCTGCTTCAGTCCCGCTGGACGACGGAAGCCGTCCTCCAGGCCCTGAGGCGCTACGGCGACGACGGCGCCTACCGTCGGACTCTTCACGAAAAGATGGCTGTGGCGCGGCGGAGAGAGCTGGGATCGGCGGGCGCCCTGGACTTCTGGGCCGAGACGGTTCTGGAGGTGGGGTTCCGGTGA
- the lpxK gene encoding tetraacyldisaccharide 4'-kinase, producing MRRAIDSYLRFARGERSFLSPWALLLPAGVIGRGYSRIRNVLFDHGLLSVEEVPLPVISVGNLTVGGTNKTPFVEMLACRLQSMGFAPGILSRGYGGRAGEPVVLRGGEGDRSAVGDEPLLLSRHLPQVPVVVFPDRRVSAALLAREGASVAVADDAFQHRRLDRDVDIALVDACCPFGNGHVVPAGTLREAKEGIRRAHLVVVTKYDQVSSGRLADLVESLSSLVGKDRLFLSRLRLERWIGWAGSWGEAVTPEGRAFAFCAIGSPSSFRTFLAGQALDLAGERFFLDHHRFTADELVALEEEALRLGADFLVCTEKDVYNVPPRWRPRLPLFVPRVVSVVDDESRFWRSLVEALRPRLVVAANGHGEDAMAVELALRLRRRFPAAEVVAFPLVGKGTPYRAREIPIVPPPSVTPSGGVVKYSLREFWRDLRAGLLPQVMAQLRSWRSLRGRCRTPLCIGDVYLFLHALWGQGRKPVLVATAKTTLLSGHLRLESWLLGLRCRAVWTRDEATAQELRLRGLEVRFSGNPIMDLIGDNKDGELDLPPSPERILILPGSRDRAYGDIRLLLETVRLLFRRGRRDFLLVPAPTLELARLLEGLPRWRIEGGALVDGEGATVVLHRGTVAEAAPHCRLVLGLGGTANQICAGLGLPVVSIEEKGKEVQRKLLGEAERLVAPRPEVLADAVGAILDDPSLWRRMSQVGRERLGGPGALDDVVAFAGEALGWGTRHALYVTLSDKLGGEKR from the coding sequence ATGCGTAGAGCCATCGACAGCTACCTCCGTTTCGCCCGCGGGGAGAGGAGCTTCCTCTCCCCCTGGGCCCTCCTCCTCCCGGCGGGGGTCATCGGGAGGGGCTATTCCCGCATCCGCAACGTCCTCTTCGATCATGGCCTGCTGTCCGTGGAGGAGGTTCCCCTTCCCGTCATCAGCGTGGGCAACCTCACCGTCGGGGGGACGAACAAGACTCCCTTCGTCGAGATGCTCGCCTGCCGCCTCCAGTCGATGGGATTCGCGCCGGGAATCCTTTCGCGCGGCTACGGCGGCAGGGCGGGCGAGCCCGTCGTTCTTCGCGGAGGAGAAGGGGATCGGTCCGCCGTCGGCGACGAGCCCCTCCTCCTCTCGCGACACCTTCCCCAGGTCCCCGTCGTCGTCTTTCCCGATCGGCGGGTCAGCGCGGCCCTGCTGGCCAGGGAGGGCGCCTCCGTCGCCGTGGCCGACGACGCCTTCCAGCACCGTCGCCTCGATCGCGACGTCGACATCGCCCTCGTCGATGCCTGCTGTCCCTTCGGCAACGGCCATGTCGTCCCCGCCGGAACGCTCAGGGAGGCAAAGGAAGGGATTCGCCGGGCCCATCTGGTGGTGGTCACCAAGTACGATCAGGTCTCTTCGGGGAGGCTGGCCGATCTCGTGGAGTCCCTTTCGTCCCTCGTCGGAAAGGATCGTCTCTTCCTCTCCCGGCTCCGCCTCGAGAGGTGGATCGGCTGGGCCGGGTCCTGGGGCGAGGCCGTGACGCCCGAGGGACGGGCCTTCGCCTTCTGCGCCATCGGAAGTCCCTCCAGCTTTCGGACCTTTCTTGCCGGCCAAGCTCTCGATCTGGCCGGAGAGCGCTTCTTCCTCGATCACCATCGTTTCACCGCCGACGAACTGGTCGCCCTGGAGGAGGAGGCGTTGCGCCTGGGCGCCGATTTCCTGGTCTGTACCGAGAAAGACGTCTACAATGTCCCTCCTCGCTGGCGTCCCCGGCTTCCCCTCTTCGTCCCCCGCGTCGTCTCCGTCGTCGACGACGAATCCCGGTTCTGGCGATCTCTCGTCGAGGCTCTGCGCCCCAGGCTGGTCGTCGCCGCCAACGGCCACGGAGAGGACGCCATGGCCGTCGAATTGGCCCTGCGGCTTCGAAGGCGTTTCCCCGCCGCCGAGGTGGTGGCCTTTCCCCTCGTCGGCAAGGGCACGCCCTACCGGGCCAGGGAGATCCCCATCGTCCCGCCTCCGTCGGTGACGCCCAGCGGCGGCGTCGTCAAATACAGCCTCCGGGAGTTCTGGCGAGATCTCCGGGCGGGACTTCTGCCCCAGGTCATGGCCCAGCTCCGCTCCTGGCGGAGCCTTCGCGGTCGCTGCCGCACGCCTCTCTGCATCGGCGACGTCTACCTTTTCCTTCACGCCCTCTGGGGACAGGGACGGAAGCCGGTTCTCGTCGCCACGGCGAAGACGACCCTCCTGTCGGGCCATCTCCGTCTCGAAAGCTGGCTCCTCGGTCTCCGCTGTCGCGCCGTCTGGACCCGCGACGAGGCGACGGCTCAGGAACTTCGCCTCAGGGGCCTCGAAGTCCGTTTCTCCGGCAATCCCATCATGGACCTCATCGGGGATAATAAAGATGGGGAGCTCGATCTGCCTCCCTCTCCGGAGAGGATCCTCATCCTTCCCGGCAGCCGTGACAGGGCCTACGGCGACATTCGCCTCCTTCTGGAGACGGTCCGGCTTCTCTTCCGTCGAGGCCGGAGGGATTTCCTCCTCGTCCCCGCCCCGACGCTCGAGTTGGCCCGGCTTCTTGAGGGACTCCCCCGGTGGCGCATCGAGGGAGGGGCCCTCGTCGACGGCGAGGGGGCGACCGTCGTCCTCCACAGGGGAACGGTGGCCGAAGCGGCTCCGCACTGCCGCCTCGTCCTCGGCCTCGGTGGGACGGCCAATCAGATCTGCGCCGGTCTGGGGCTGCCCGTCGTCTCCATCGAGGAGAAGGGCAAGGAGGTCCAACGGAAGCTTCTGGGCGAGGCCGAGCGGCTGGTGGCGCCCCGGCCCGAAGTCCTGGCCGATGCCGTCGGGGCCATCCTCGACGATCCCTCGCTCTGGCGGCGCATGTCCCAGGTCGGCAGGGAACGTCTCGGCGGTCCCGGCGCCCTTGACGACGTCGTCGCCTTCGCCGGCGAGGCCCTCGGTTGGGGGACCCGTCATGCGCTCTACGTGACCCTTTCAGATAAATTAGGAGGAGAAAAGCGATGA
- the kdsA gene encoding 3-deoxy-8-phosphooctulonate synthase encodes MIRPVPIGAGLVGDGPLVVVAGPCVLEGEAVALETGRRAKAICSRLGLPYVFKASFDKANRTSIRSFRGPGLEEGLALLEKIKKELGCPVLTDIHEAWQAGPVAEVADVLQIPAFLCRQTDLLVAAARTGRPLNVKKAQFLAPEDMKSVVEKCREAGNDKVILCERGTTFGYRQLVVDFRSLPLMRELGCPVMFDATHSVQTPGGQGSSSGGDRRFVLPLARAAVSLGIDALFLETHPDPDSAKSDGPNMVPLDRLEALLEELVAIDDVVRRLGPVRLGWAGERK; translated from the coding sequence ATGATTCGTCCCGTGCCGATCGGCGCCGGCCTCGTCGGCGACGGCCCTCTCGTGGTCGTCGCCGGTCCCTGTGTCCTCGAAGGCGAAGCGGTGGCCCTCGAAACGGGCCGCCGGGCCAAGGCGATCTGCTCCCGCCTCGGCCTGCCCTACGTCTTCAAGGCCTCCTTCGACAAGGCCAACCGCACCTCCATCCGCAGCTTCCGCGGTCCCGGCCTCGAAGAGGGGCTGGCCCTTCTGGAGAAGATCAAGAAGGAGCTGGGCTGTCCCGTCCTCACCGACATCCACGAGGCCTGGCAGGCCGGTCCCGTGGCGGAAGTGGCCGATGTCCTCCAGATTCCGGCCTTTCTCTGCCGTCAGACGGACCTTCTCGTCGCCGCCGCCCGGACGGGACGGCCTCTGAACGTCAAGAAGGCCCAATTCCTCGCTCCCGAGGACATGAAGAGCGTCGTCGAGAAGTGTCGCGAGGCGGGCAACGACAAGGTCATCCTCTGCGAACGGGGGACGACCTTCGGCTACCGTCAGCTCGTCGTCGACTTCCGCTCCCTTCCTCTGATGCGCGAGCTGGGCTGTCCCGTCATGTTCGATGCCACCCACAGCGTCCAGACGCCGGGAGGGCAGGGGAGCTCCTCCGGAGGTGACCGGCGCTTCGTCCTTCCTCTGGCACGGGCCGCCGTCTCTCTGGGCATCGACGCTCTTTTCCTGGAAACCCATCCCGATCCCGATTCCGCCAAAAGCGACGGTCCCAACATGGTCCCCCTGGACAGGCTGGAAGCGCTTCTGGAAGAACTCGTCGCCATCGACGACGTCGTCCGTCGTCTGGGGCCGGTCCGTCTCGGCTGGGCCGGGGAGAGGAAGTGA
- the kdsB gene encoding 3-deoxy-manno-octulosonate cytidylyltransferase: MTTLAVIPARFGSTRLPGKALLEIGGMPLVVRVLRQVQRCRSVDRVLVAVDDERIASVVDAWGGEALMTPRDLKSGGDRVAHVARSFPEAEIVLNVQVDDPLVGPDMVDPLVAALTERPDVRLALLVKEIERAEEIDNPNIVKAVFSPAGEALYFSRSPIPYSRNEGGRWYKHIGPYAYRRDLLLAFSDLPQTPLEKTESLEMLRLLEGGETILVVPVGRDTIEIDTADDVAALERYLTEKGDDLR, encoded by the coding sequence ATGACCACCCTTGCCGTCATTCCCGCGCGCTTCGGCAGCACCCGTCTGCCGGGCAAGGCCCTTCTCGAGATCGGCGGAATGCCCCTCGTCGTCCGTGTCCTTCGCCAGGTGCAGCGCTGCCGATCGGTCGACCGCGTCCTCGTCGCCGTCGACGACGAGCGCATCGCCTCCGTCGTCGACGCCTGGGGAGGGGAGGCGCTGATGACGCCCCGCGACCTCAAGAGCGGCGGCGACCGCGTCGCCCATGTGGCCCGCTCCTTTCCGGAGGCGGAAATCGTCCTCAACGTCCAGGTCGACGACCCTCTCGTCGGGCCCGACATGGTCGATCCCCTCGTGGCGGCCCTGACGGAACGGCCCGATGTCCGTCTCGCCCTGCTGGTGAAGGAGATCGAGAGAGCAGAAGAGATCGATAACCCCAACATCGTCAAGGCCGTCTTCTCCCCCGCGGGAGAGGCCCTCTACTTCAGTCGCTCGCCCATTCCCTATTCCCGCAACGAGGGGGGGCGGTGGTACAAGCACATCGGTCCCTACGCCTACAGGCGCGACCTGCTCCTGGCCTTTTCCGACCTGCCCCAGACCCCTCTGGAGAAGACGGAGAGCCTCGAGATGCTTCGCCTCCTCGAGGGGGGCGAGACGATCCTCGTCGTTCCCGTCGGGAGGGACACGATCGAGATCGATACGGCCGACGATGTGGCGGCCCTGGAACGCTATCTCACAGAAAAGGGGGATGACCTCCGATGA
- a CDS encoding ABC transporter ATP-binding protein — MNSLRSSVYLRLLRQVRPYTNRLGLALICMIVASACNVAPPWLLKNVVDDVLIKKNMALLNGLSLGVVALFFLKGLAGYGHQYLMNWIGQRVVMDIRLKLYEHMQGLSFRYFHATRVGELLSRVTNDVNVLQSLVTTVLVDLVIQSVSFVAMLGFLFYLNWRLTLVTFLVLPLAGWVIDRAARKLRRVGHEIQEQLARLSAIAEEALSSIRIVRIFATEEEELNRFNDQNRANFRSLMRGTQVHAALSGTVEFILIAALALILWLGGRDVIAGRLTPGELIAFLGYLILLVQPIQAVSRVVSQVQQGLAAVDRIFDVMGKTSDVPPPRNPVLLDVLRGDIRFEDVWFAYEAGRWVLQGISLHIAPGETVALVGTTGAGKSTVADLIPRLYDPQRGRVLIDGHDVRDLEMTALRRRIGIVPQDPLLLKGSLAFNVAYGCPEATEEAIGRALDEAGLSDFVASLPAGLATEVGQRGVTLSGGQRQRVAIARALVRNPKILIMDEATSSLDASVEQQIQEAMHRAARGRTSLIIAHRLSTVRQADRIVVIEGGSVVEEGSHEVLMARDGRYRRLYSLQFGLDDA; from the coding sequence ATGAACTCATTGCGGTCTTCCGTCTACCTTCGCCTTCTCCGGCAGGTTCGCCCTTACACGAACCGCCTCGGACTGGCCCTGATCTGCATGATCGTGGCCTCGGCCTGTAACGTCGCCCCGCCCTGGCTGCTGAAAAACGTCGTCGACGACGTGCTCATCAAGAAAAACATGGCTCTTCTCAACGGTCTTTCTCTGGGAGTGGTGGCTCTCTTCTTCCTCAAGGGGCTCGCCGGCTACGGCCACCAGTACCTCATGAACTGGATCGGTCAGCGCGTCGTCATGGATATCCGCCTCAAGCTCTACGAACACATGCAGGGCCTCTCCTTCCGCTACTTTCACGCCACGCGCGTCGGCGAACTCCTCTCTCGGGTGACCAACGACGTCAACGTCCTCCAGTCTCTGGTGACGACGGTCCTCGTCGATCTCGTCATCCAGTCCGTGAGCTTCGTCGCCATGTTGGGTTTCCTTTTCTACCTCAACTGGCGTCTCACCCTCGTCACCTTTCTCGTCCTCCCTCTGGCGGGATGGGTCATCGACAGGGCGGCCCGGAAGCTCCGCCGCGTCGGCCACGAGATCCAGGAGCAGCTGGCCCGCCTTTCGGCCATCGCCGAGGAGGCTCTCTCGTCGATCCGCATCGTGCGTATCTTCGCCACGGAGGAGGAGGAGCTGAACCGCTTCAACGATCAGAATCGGGCCAACTTCCGCTCCCTCATGAGGGGCACTCAGGTCCACGCGGCCCTCTCGGGGACGGTGGAGTTCATCCTCATCGCCGCTCTGGCCCTCATCCTCTGGCTGGGAGGACGGGACGTCATCGCCGGTCGGCTCACGCCGGGCGAGCTGATCGCCTTTCTGGGCTACCTGATCCTCCTCGTCCAGCCCATCCAGGCCGTGAGCCGCGTCGTCAGCCAGGTCCAGCAGGGGCTGGCCGCCGTGGACCGTATCTTCGACGTCATGGGGAAGACCTCCGACGTACCCCCTCCCCGAAATCCCGTCCTGCTCGATGTCCTCAGGGGCGATATCCGCTTCGAGGACGTCTGGTTCGCCTACGAGGCGGGGAGGTGGGTCCTTCAGGGGATCTCGCTTCACATCGCCCCCGGCGAGACGGTGGCCCTCGTGGGGACGACGGGGGCGGGGAAGTCGACGGTGGCCGACCTCATTCCCCGTCTCTACGATCCTCAGCGGGGCAGGGTCCTCATCGACGGTCACGATGTCCGGGACCTGGAGATGACGGCCCTGAGGCGACGGATCGGCATCGTTCCCCAAGACCCGCTGCTGCTCAAGGGGAGCCTGGCCTTCAACGTCGCCTACGGCTGTCCCGAGGCGACGGAAGAGGCGATCGGCCGGGCCCTCGACGAGGCCGGTCTTTCCGACTTCGTGGCCTCCCTCCCGGCAGGGCTGGCGACGGAGGTGGGCCAGAGGGGCGTGACCCTCAGCGGCGGCCAGCGTCAGCGCGTCGCCATCGCCAGGGCCCTCGTGCGTAACCCCAAGATCCTCATCATGGACGAGGCCACCTCCTCGCTCGACGCCTCGGTGGAGCAGCAGATTCAGGAGGCCATGCACAGGGCCGCACGGGGGCGGACGTCGCTGATCATCGCCCATCGCCTCTCGACGGTGCGCCAGGCCGACCGAATCGTCGTCATCGAAGGCGGTTCCGTCGTCGAAGAGGGGAGTCACGAGGTCCTCATGGCCCGGGACGGGCGGTACCGACGGCTCTATTCCCTCCAGTTCGGCCTCGACGATGCGTAG
- a CDS encoding KdsC family phosphatase: protein MAIRLLALDVDGTLTDGGVYLDGAGNEFKRFDIRDGMGLVRLRESGVALALISGRASSSTEARARALGISIVHNGVGEKLPVLKKVAADLGLEASEVAFMGDDVNDLDCLLWAGLSLAPCDARPEVLAAAGWVASLGGGRGAVREAAEKILSLNGERALP from the coding sequence ATGGCGATTAGGCTTCTGGCCCTCGACGTCGACGGAACGCTGACGGACGGGGGAGTCTATCTCGACGGGGCGGGCAACGAGTTCAAACGCTTCGATATCCGCGACGGCATGGGACTTGTCCGGCTGAGGGAGAGCGGCGTCGCCCTCGCCCTCATCAGCGGTCGGGCCTCCTCCTCCACGGAGGCCCGGGCCCGGGCTCTGGGCATCTCCATCGTTCACAACGGCGTCGGCGAGAAGCTGCCCGTCCTGAAGAAGGTGGCCGCCGATCTGGGGCTGGAGGCTTCGGAAGTCGCCTTCATGGGAGACGACGTCAACGACCTCGATTGTCTGCTCTGGGCCGGCCTCTCCCTGGCTCCCTGCGACGCCCGACCGGAGGTGCTGGCCGCCGCGGGCTGGGTCGCCTCCCTGGGCGGAGGGAGAGGGGCCGTCCGCGAGGCCGCCGAGAAGATTCTCTCTCTCAACGGGGAGCGGGCCCTTCCGTGA
- a CDS encoding glycosyltransferase family protein, translated as MKRFLLMANGPGELWGWVRPLATALHRRGHAVDLQLLPCPFASGREALVASRLPVRVRPPANALSLLASLDGADADAIVHLGGDLLFGRWAARRGIPLAAYTYGPKKGLDRCRALFTAFDAMAFSLKGHPAVVGDLVASALELDGPSSSWERRESPRIVFYPGSRPFIRRVALPFVAELARALRQVYPDMGLRTLMSPFSDDEEFALWRERGLCPTLLGAGAVLGGADFAVTQPGTNTLELLHRAVPAIVAVPFSFLRQVPLGGVKQWIAAIPGLGAWGKERYLRARAARTGFLALPNMIAGRALLRESVGDFGPRELAALVVEGLDDGAGLETSRRGLRALADESGVDGALRLASSLEEMISS; from the coding sequence GTGAAGCGTTTCCTGCTCATGGCCAACGGTCCCGGCGAACTCTGGGGGTGGGTCCGCCCCCTGGCGACGGCTCTTCATCGCAGGGGACACGCCGTCGACCTCCAGCTTCTTCCCTGTCCCTTCGCCAGCGGCAGAGAGGCCCTCGTCGCCTCGCGACTTCCGGTGCGCGTCCGGCCTCCGGCAAACGCCCTTTCTCTTTTGGCCTCTCTCGACGGAGCCGACGCCGACGCCATCGTCCATCTCGGCGGTGACCTGCTTTTCGGCCGCTGGGCGGCCCGCCGGGGCATTCCCCTGGCAGCCTATACCTACGGTCCCAAAAAGGGACTGGACCGCTGTCGCGCCCTCTTCACGGCCTTCGACGCCATGGCGTTTTCCCTTAAGGGCCATCCTGCCGTCGTCGGCGATCTCGTCGCCTCCGCCCTGGAGCTGGACGGTCCCTCCTCCTCCTGGGAGCGCCGCGAATCGCCCCGCATCGTCTTCTATCCCGGGAGCCGCCCCTTCATCCGCCGCGTCGCTCTCCCCTTCGTCGCCGAGCTGGCCCGGGCGCTTCGGCAGGTCTATCCCGATATGGGCTTGAGAACGCTCATGTCACCCTTCTCCGACGACGAGGAGTTCGCCCTCTGGAGAGAGCGGGGACTTTGTCCCACCTTGCTCGGCGCCGGGGCCGTCCTGGGCGGCGCCGATTTCGCCGTGACCCAGCCGGGGACCAACACGCTCGAACTCCTTCACCGCGCCGTCCCGGCCATCGTGGCCGTTCCCTTTTCCTTCCTCCGCCAGGTCCCTCTCGGAGGGGTCAAGCAGTGGATCGCCGCCATTCCCGGTCTGGGAGCCTGGGGAAAGGAACGGTATCTCCGGGCCCGGGCTGCCAGGACGGGGTTTCTGGCCCTTCCCAACATGATCGCCGGCAGGGCGCTGCTTCGGGAGTCCGTCGGCGATTTCGGCCCGCGCGAGCTGGCCGCTCTCGTCGTCGAAGGTCTCGACGACGGCGCCGGCCTGGAGACGAGCCGGCGAGGGCTCCGTGCCCTCGCCGACGAGAGCGGCGTCGACGGGGCCCTTCGCCTGGCCTCTTCCCTCGAGGAGATGATTTCGAGCTGA
- a CDS encoding LpxI family protein, with amino-acid sequence MESTVALFAGEGKLPLEIARRLTDRGVPPVVYALGAVEGSLSRYALDLVALPRLELGQALADLGRRGLTKVILAGVVPKTVMYKPSLMDEGLKRLLQHLPSRDDHSLLGAVVAAIESYGITVLPYRDLIIDLMAAAGPLAGRNPTEEEAADIHYGREVASTVLPLSFGQTVIVSSRAVVAVEAMEGTDATLLRAGGLVRQGVVVKMMRIDQDERYDLPTVGPATLRNMARAGLRCLAVEARRTIILESEAFRRFAEEEEMAVVGIHHCLFS; translated from the coding sequence ATGGAATCGACGGTCGCACTCTTCGCGGGAGAGGGGAAGCTGCCCCTCGAAATCGCCCGAAGGCTCACCGACAGGGGAGTCCCTCCCGTCGTCTACGCCCTGGGCGCAGTCGAGGGTTCTCTCTCCCGCTACGCTCTCGATCTGGTCGCCCTTCCCCGCCTCGAACTGGGCCAGGCTTTGGCCGACCTGGGGCGGCGGGGGCTGACGAAGGTCATCCTCGCCGGCGTCGTCCCCAAGACGGTGATGTACAAGCCGTCCCTCATGGATGAGGGACTGAAACGTCTCCTTCAGCATCTGCCCTCTCGCGACGACCACAGCCTCCTCGGCGCCGTCGTCGCCGCCATCGAGTCCTACGGCATCACCGTCCTGCCCTACCGGGATCTGATCATCGATCTCATGGCCGCGGCCGGTCCTCTGGCCGGGCGGAATCCGACGGAAGAGGAGGCGGCCGACATCCATTACGGCCGCGAGGTGGCTTCGACGGTGTTGCCTCTGTCGTTCGGTCAGACCGTCATCGTCAGCTCCCGGGCCGTCGTCGCCGTCGAGGCCATGGAGGGGACCGACGCCACGCTGCTGCGAGCCGGAGGCCTGGTCCGTCAGGGCGTCGTCGTCAAGATGATGCGCATCGATCAGGACGAGCGCTACGACCTGCCGACGGTGGGGCCGGCGACGCTTCGCAACATGGCCCGGGCGGGGCTGCGCTGCCTCGCCGTCGAGGCCAGGAGGACGATCATCCTCGAGTCCGAGGCCTTTCGGCGTTTCGCCGAAGAGGAGGAGATGGCCGTCGTGGGGATCCACCATTGTCTCTTTTCCTGA
- a CDS encoding LptF/LptG family permease → MTLRRRPWGILDRFIIKELKGPFLFGVLAFTVLLVAGDLLFKLADLIIEQGVSLNVIVRLFLYSLPAVVVLTLPMAALLSTLLTFARLSSTSEIGAFRASGISFQRIVRPVLVASVAVALLATLMGETLVPLTSRAAENVLRYEVAKQRISLVKDHVFLREEEGGRLKRVVYISRLKPRSGTMEGVLLQEFEEGRLRQILSAERGAWVEGEWWLDDGKVFDVEPSGKVSLLFRFQRQKLTLRLAPEQLERVSRKPEEMNVPELLEQIALVDQQGVDVRALWVMFHLRLAVPWASVVLALVGAALGVRPQRSGSGSGVGLGLSVVIVFAYYVIMSFCQSLGQGGYLPPLIAAWSPNVIFLIAGGALVRRANR, encoded by the coding sequence GTGACCTTACGGAGGAGACCTTGGGGCATTCTGGACCGGTTCATCATCAAGGAGCTGAAGGGGCCCTTCCTCTTCGGCGTCCTGGCCTTCACCGTCCTCCTCGTCGCCGGAGACCTGCTCTTCAAACTGGCCGACCTGATCATCGAGCAGGGCGTTTCCCTGAACGTCATCGTCCGCCTTTTCCTCTACAGCCTGCCCGCCGTCGTCGTCCTCACGCTGCCCATGGCGGCCCTCCTTTCGACGCTGCTGACTTTCGCCCGCCTCTCCTCCACGAGCGAGATCGGGGCTTTCCGGGCCTCGGGCATCTCCTTTCAGAGGATCGTCCGTCCCGTCCTCGTCGCCTCCGTCGCCGTGGCTCTTCTGGCCACGCTCATGGGCGAGACTCTCGTCCCCCTGACGAGCCGGGCCGCGGAGAACGTCCTGCGCTATGAAGTGGCCAAGCAGAGGATCTCCCTGGTCAAGGATCACGTCTTCCTTCGCGAGGAGGAGGGGGGCAGACTGAAACGCGTCGTCTACATCAGCCGTCTCAAGCCCCGGTCGGGGACGATGGAGGGGGTCCTCCTCCAGGAGTTCGAGGAGGGACGGCTGAGGCAGATCCTTTCGGCCGAGAGGGGAGCCTGGGTCGAGGGAGAATGGTGGCTCGACGACGGCAAGGTCTTCGACGTGGAGCCCTCGGGCAAGGTCTCCCTTCTCTTCCGCTTCCAGCGCCAGAAGCTCACCCTTCGTCTCGCCCCGGAGCAGCTGGAGCGGGTCTCGCGCAAGCCCGAGGAGATGAACGTCCCCGAGCTGCTGGAGCAGATAGCTCTCGTCGACCAGCAGGGGGTCGACGTCCGCGCGCTCTGGGTGATGTTTCATCTTCGCCTCGCCGTTCCCTGGGCCAGCGTCGTCCTGGCCCTTGTCGGCGCCGCCCTGGGAGTCCGCCCCCAGAGGAGCGGCTCCGGTTCCGGCGTCGGCCTCGGCCTGAGCGTCGTCATCGTCTTCGCCTACTACGTCATCATGTCCTTCTGCCAGTCTCTGGGCCAGGGAGGGTACCTTCCCCCTCTTATCGCGGCCTGGTCGCCCAACGTGATCTTTCTGATCGCGGGGGGCGCCCTGGTCCGCAGGGCCAATCGCTAA